GTCCTTTCCGAGCACCCGGGATTCCAGGGCGTGCTGTCCACTTCGTCCTCGGCCGAGGTGCTCACCGACGCGGTCGCCGTGCAGTTGTACCTCTCCCTCAAGGGCGCCTCCATCGACGCCGGCCTGCGCGGCGGGGTGAACGGCCCGCACGTGCCGGTCGCCCGGTGCGTGGTGTCCGGGCTGAGCCGGCTGCCCTCGCACCGCGGCACCGCCACCTTCGCCACCGAGCTGCCCGCCACCGCGTGGCCGCTGCTGGACGGGCGGAAAGTGCTGACCGAGTGGGGATTCCTGAACGCGCTGACCAAGCCGTCGTCCGCAGTGGACGGTGACACCGACGTGCTGGTGTGGTCGATCACCGGGCGCCGCACCAAATTGCTGGAGCCGGCCGAAGGCGGAGTGGCGAACCGGGTGCTGTTCGTCCCGGGCACCAGCTTCAAGGTGCTCGTGGCGCGTCAACCGGCCGAGGGCGCGCGCGGCATGGTGCTGCTGCGGGAGCTGACCGCGAGCGAGATCGACGAGTCCGGCCGGGTGGCCGGCGACCGGGCCTCGCTGGACGAACTGGCCATGAACTCGCTCCGGCGCACGCTGGAGAACTGGGCGGAGGCGGGCGAGGAGCTGGCCCGCACGGTGATGGACAAGCAGGCGGCGGAGCGGTTCGGCGCGCTCCCGGGCCTGGCCTGAGGGTGGAGAGGCGGAAACGATGAACCGACAGCTGCTCGTGGTGGCCGGCGACCGGCCGGGTGCGTTCGCGACCATCGGCGCGGCGCTGGCCAAGGCGCAACCGGGCGCGACGATCAGCGTGCACCCAGGCCGGTACGAGGAAAACCTTGTGGTGAACCAGATGGTCTCCCTGGTCGCCGAACAGGGACCGGGCACGGTGGAGGTCGTCGCGAACACGGGCAGCGTGCTCGTCGCGAACGCCGAAGCGGTGCAGCTGAGCGGGTTCACCCTGACCGGCACCGATGATCAGCTGGTCACCGTCGACGTGGTGCGCGGTGAGGCGGCGCTGGACGAGTGCCGGGTCTCCGGGACTTCGTGGGCGACGCTGCTCGCGCGGCTGGAAGGCTCCCTGGCGTTGCGCGGGTGCACGGTGACCAGTACCGGCGGTGCCGGGGCCGTGCTCGCGTCGCCGGCGCAGTCGACCATCGAGGACACCGAGATCGTGGACGCCGCCTCGTCCGGGATCGTGGTCGCCGAGGCCGGTTCGGTGATCCTGCGGCGGTGCGCGGTGCATGGCGCGGCGGGCAACGGGATCTGCGTCAACGGCGAAGCGGTCGCGGTCGTCGAGCAGTGCGAGATCGTCGGCGCGCAGAAGCCGGCCATGGTGGTGGAGCAGCAGGGCCGCGCGACGATCACCGGACTGACCGTCCGGGACAGTGCGAACGTCGACCTGTATGTGACCAGCCAGGCCCGGGTCTCCGTGGCCTCCTCGCAGTTCCGGTCGGCGGCGATGCAGGCCGTGCACGTGGCCGCCTCGGGCGCGCCGCTGCTGCGGGAGTGCGTGTTCGCCGATGCCGGGGTGAATGCCTTGCAGGCCACCGGGTCGGCGGCGCCGCAGTTCGTGGACTGCACCTTCGAGGGCTCGCCGACCACGATCCTGATCGACGATCAGGCCCGGCCGCGATTCGAACGGGTGACCGTGCGCGGTTCCACGCGGACCGCGATCGCCGTCGACGGGGAGTCCACGGTCACCATCGGCGGTCTCCGGATGACGCCGGGCAGCGGCGCCGGTATAGTCCTTTCCGGACGGTCCACTCTGGATCTCGCGGACGCCGCGATCGAAACCGGCCGGGAGAGTGGTGTGCAGGTCACCGACGAAGCCCGGCTGAGCGTGACCGACCTCCGGATCACCTCGACCGCGGACAAGGCGTTGTCGCTGGCCTCCGCCGCCTCGTCCGCGGCGAAGTCCGTGCTGGTGCGCGGTGGCGGGCTGCTCGTCGCCGGTACCGGGGAAACCTCGTTGCGCGACTGTGAAATCGTCGAGTCCGCCACCGACGGCATCACGGTCGCCGCGGGTGCGGTGCTCACCGCTTCGCGGTGCCGGGTGCGCGGCGCGCGCGGCAACGGCGTGCACGTCGGCGCGCGGGCCTCGTTCACCGAATGCGAGATCCTCGGCGTCGGTCAGGACGGCTTCCACGTCGAGACGGCCGAGCCGGTCAGCATCCGCGACTGCGTGGTCAACGACGCGGGTGGCGAGCCGGTCGGCGGGAGCGAGCAGCCGGACGTGCAGAACCTCAGCACCGACGCCGAGCCCGCTGCCCCGGCCCCCGCCACCGCCGAGCCGATGGGCGCGCTGGACGGGTTCGGCACGCTCGAACCGGCGCCCGAGCAGAGCGTGAGCGAAGCGGCGGGCGAGGTCCTCGACGGACCGCTGGGTGATCTCGAGGCGCTGGTCGGGCTGGCCGGGGTGAAGAAAGAGGTCACCGGCCTGATCAACCTGATCAAGATGTCGCAGATGCGCGAGCGGATGGGCCTGCCGATGCCGCCGATGTCGCGGCATCTGGTCTTCGCCGGCCCGCCCGGTACCGGTAAGACGACCGTCGCGCGGCTGTACGGCACGGTGCTCGCGGAGCTGGGCATCCTGTCCAAGGGGCACATGATCGAAGTCGCCCGGCAGGATCTGGTCGGGCAGTACATCGGTTCCACCGCGATCAAGACCACCGAGGTCGTGGAGAAGGCCATCGGCGGCGTGCTGTTCATCGACGAGGCGTACACCCTGAGTGCGGCGACCGGTGGATCCGGCCCGGACTTCGGGCAGGAAGCCATCGACGCGCTGATGAAGATCATGGAAGACCA
This Amycolatopsis sulphurea DNA region includes the following protein-coding sequences:
- a CDS encoding right-handed parallel beta-helix repeat-containing protein → MNRQLLVVAGDRPGAFATIGAALAKAQPGATISVHPGRYEENLVVNQMVSLVAEQGPGTVEVVANTGSVLVANAEAVQLSGFTLTGTDDQLVTVDVVRGEAALDECRVSGTSWATLLARLEGSLALRGCTVTSTGGAGAVLASPAQSTIEDTEIVDAASSGIVVAEAGSVILRRCAVHGAAGNGICVNGEAVAVVEQCEIVGAQKPAMVVEQQGRATITGLTVRDSANVDLYVTSQARVSVASSQFRSAAMQAVHVAASGAPLLRECVFADAGVNALQATGSAAPQFVDCTFEGSPTTILIDDQARPRFERVTVRGSTRTAIAVDGESTVTIGGLRMTPGSGAGIVLSGRSTLDLADAAIETGRESGVQVTDEARLSVTDLRITSTADKALSLASAASSAAKSVLVRGGGLLVAGTGETSLRDCEIVESATDGITVAAGAVLTASRCRVRGARGNGVHVGARASFTECEILGVGQDGFHVETAEPVSIRDCVVNDAGGEPVGGSEQPDVQNLSTDAEPAAPAPATAEPMGALDGFGTLEPAPEQSVSEAAGEVLDGPLGDLEALVGLAGVKKEVTGLINLIKMSQMRERMGLPMPPMSRHLVFAGPPGTGKTTVARLYGTVLAELGILSKGHMIEVARQDLVGQYIGSTAIKTTEVVEKAIGGVLFIDEAYTLSAATGGSGPDFGQEAIDALMKIMEDQRDSLVVIVAGYSEQMDRFLESNPGLASRFTRTIEFPNYSVDELVTITTGLTRKHYYELTDDALGALREYFERVPKNSTFGNGRVARKLFEAMVNNQASRLALRPPAKDSELNRLTAEDLGAELRQLPTAAESAVAVSSDPAAAVGTSAGWQRLGGLVGQATVREHAQQMLIRLGELKHQRQPLGQYANLVISGVRGSGRSEFAKLYAQNLAELGLVPVGQLVHCGVGGDLYPRWPGQAEHLVRTAMNDASGGVLVVDLDGEWEAAAHTPGVEVLEALGEAIGRRPADPVVVLTGESRRVGRLLGLVPTLRDLFAIGWELGEYTVDELAEIAVRLLVRRGHDVPDDVRDALAHELAASADHTVHNAHKLARTLSAAAASRTLAAADLRGIRPSESGALAVGQGLASVG